The following are encoded together in the Novipirellula artificiosorum genome:
- a CDS encoding serine/threonine protein kinase encodes MNHPMPSEDDLFLIARAVADPCAREAYLKRVSGNDHPLYERLVAKLESDEEHESFPVGSPPGLEGTSATLLSEAAGDKIGPYELLQRIGEGGFGEVFMAQQTSPVRRKVALKVIKPGMDTKEVVSRFQAERQALAIMDHPNIAKVLDAGQTVTGRPYFVMELVRGVTITKYADTNNLSTDERLELFASVCRAIHHAHQKGVIHRDIKPSNVLVTLHDGKPVPKVIDFGVANAINQPLTERTMFTGYGQVIGTPQYMSPELAEASGLDVDTRSDIYSLGVLLYELLTGRTPFTLEQIRKAGLDEMRRIILELEPMRPSNAIQILDADTATCVANHRCTKPDSLTKLFRGELDWIVMKTLEKDRGRRYDSASGLADDVERHLNNETVEARPPSFG; translated from the coding sequence ATGAATCATCCAATGCCCAGCGAAGATGACCTGTTTCTTATTGCCCGCGCCGTGGCTGACCCTTGTGCTCGGGAAGCCTACCTAAAGCGAGTGAGTGGCAATGACCATCCGCTTTATGAACGATTGGTTGCGAAGCTGGAATCGGACGAAGAGCACGAAAGCTTTCCTGTCGGCTCACCACCGGGATTAGAGGGAACGTCTGCGACGCTGCTGAGCGAAGCTGCCGGCGACAAGATTGGACCCTACGAACTGTTGCAACGGATCGGCGAGGGCGGCTTCGGTGAGGTTTTCATGGCCCAGCAGACCAGTCCGGTACGGCGAAAGGTGGCATTGAAGGTCATCAAGCCAGGGATGGATACCAAGGAAGTGGTTTCGCGGTTCCAGGCGGAGCGTCAGGCTCTCGCGATCATGGATCACCCGAACATCGCTAAGGTTCTCGATGCAGGACAAACCGTGACAGGGCGACCCTATTTCGTCATGGAATTGGTTAGGGGCGTGACGATTACGAAGTATGCGGACACCAACAATCTGTCGACCGACGAACGGCTAGAGCTGTTTGCGTCCGTCTGCCGCGCCATTCATCACGCTCATCAAAAAGGCGTGATTCACCGCGACATCAAGCCCAGCAATGTGCTGGTGACGCTGCATGATGGAAAACCGGTCCCCAAGGTAATTGATTTCGGTGTCGCCAATGCGATCAACCAGCCGTTGACAGAACGCACCATGTTCACCGGGTATGGACAAGTCATCGGTACACCTCAATACATGAGCCCTGAACTAGCTGAGGCGAGCGGCTTGGATGTCGACACGCGCAGCGATATCTATTCACTCGGCGTGCTCTTGTACGAACTGCTGACGGGTCGTACGCCGTTCACTTTGGAGCAAATTCGCAAAGCGGGACTCGATGAGATGCGGCGGATTATCCTTGAACTCGAACCGATGCGCCCCTCCAATGCGATCCAGATTTTGGATGCGGACACAGCTACCTGCGTCGCCAATCATCGTTGCACGAAACCCGATTCGCTGACCAAACTGTTTCGGGGAGAACTCGACTGGATCGTGATGAAAACGCTGGAAAAGGACCGCGGACGCCGATACGATTCGGCCAGCGGTCTTGCTGACGACGTCGAGCGTCATCTGAACAATGAAACGGTCGAAGCCAGACCACCCTCGTTTGGTTAA